The Flavivirga eckloniae genomic interval GCGAGATGCCACTCAAGACGGTCTCAAACAACAAAGAAATTCGATTATAACGGCCATTTTCTAGATCATTATAGTCCTGCGCTTCTTGTTGATCCGTTGTACGAACTAGACGGTCAAATAAAGGACGAAGTTTATGTTTATGGTTCCTTTATGCAAAGTAAGATGTACCAAAACAATGTGGCTTGTGTAGATTGCCACGACGCCCATTCGTTAAAACTTAAACAAACAGGTAACAACCTTTGCATGAGTTGCCACGAACCGAAATATAATAGTGAAGCTCATCATTATCATCCTATTAATTCGGAAGGTGCCCAATGTATTAATTGCCATATGACCGGAAAAATATATATGGGTAACGATTACAGGCGCGACCATAGTTTTAGAGTACCTCGACCAGACCAAACTGTAAAGTATGGTACTCCTAATGCTTGTAACGAATGCCATAAAGACAAATCTCCAGAATGGGCCAGTGCATTTATTAATTCTAAATATGGCACTAAACGTCCAGACCATTTTTCTAATTATCTGTTAGAAGGGTATCACAACAATCATGAAGCTTTATTCACATTATTGTCTCAAAGCAAGTTTCCTGAAATTGCGCGGGCAACGGCCTTGTATCAATACACAAACAATTCGTTAACTCATGATGAAATAAATGATATTAGGAAATTTCTAAATGACCCTTCTATTCTTGTAAGAAATGAAGCGGTACGTTCTTTTGAAAAGATTCGCGATAAAAACTACCATGCCGATATTGCGCCTTTATTAAAGGATTCCATTAGATTGGTAAGAATCGCTGCGGTTAAATATTTTAATAGCATTGGTGCTAACATGACGGGCAATGATGCTTTTAATAAAGCAGAAAAAGAATATTTAGAGGATTTGGATATGAATGCTGATTTTGCTTCCGGACAGCATCAAATAGCTGTTTATAATGAAATGAAAGGCCATACAGATTTAGCTATTAAGGCTTACAGAAAATCTTTAGAGATCGATAATCGCTATAATATATCCCGAATGAATTTAGCTTTGTTAGTTTATAAGCAAGGACATATAGAAGAAGCGAAAAGTCTTTATCTTAAAGTGATTGAGCTAGAGCCTGAATACAGCAATTCTTATTATATGCTGGGGTTACTATTTAACGAGGTTGGAGACAC includes:
- a CDS encoding multiheme c-type cytochrome produces the protein MDKFIMTKNLNDSLKNTWFLVIPFLLVFACKKQEYRSQNTVQNKTEHPKFVGKAACIDCHKSEYDHWNGSHHQQAMSLADSTTVLGNFNNTVFNHKGVKNTFFKKGNDFYVNTTDKNGNYRDYKIVYTFGVTPLQQYIVKFPDGAYQCLITAWDTEKNTWFHLQPDLELAHDEWINWTGGAMRWNTACADCHSTNLEKGFDAKTNVFNTTFNEINVSCEACHGPASKHVSFYKNYDENTKATPPKLYMGKSQESKDLVQKCARCHSRRSQTTKKFDYNGHFLDHYSPALLVDPLYELDGQIKDEVYVYGSFMQSKMYQNNVACVDCHDAHSLKLKQTGNNLCMSCHEPKYNSEAHHYHPINSEGAQCINCHMTGKIYMGNDYRRDHSFRVPRPDQTVKYGTPNACNECHKDKSPEWASAFINSKYGTKRPDHFSNYLLEGYHNNHEALFTLLSQSKFPEIARATALYQYTNNSLTHDEINDIRKFLNDPSILVRNEAVRSFEKIRDKNYHADIAPLLKDSIRLVRIAAVKYFNSIGANMTGNDAFNKAEKEYLEDLDMNADFASGQHQIAVYNEMKGHTDLAIKAYRKSLEIDNRYNISRMNLALLVYKQGHIEEAKSLYLKVIELEPEYSNSYYMLGLLFNEVGDTKNALKYLAEACNKKPANIRAFYNYALKLQAENLNQKSVEVINKALAIFPNNENLLYVRLIGEINLKQDIEAYNTCSQLIKLAPNNANYKQILESLNT